In Vibrio coralliilyticus, the following are encoded in one genomic region:
- the cyoA gene encoding ubiquinol oxidase subunit II, with amino-acid sequence MEASRYKRILSRGSLVTAILLLSGCNSALLDPKGAIGVQEKELIITALLLMLIVVIPVILMTIYFAYRYRATNTDEEYAPEWAHSTKIEVVVWTIPIIIIAILATITWRSTHELEPSKPLVSDVKPMTIEVVSLDWKWLFIYPEEHIATVNYVAFPKDVPVNFKLTSDNIMNAFFIPRLGTQIYAMPGMVTKLNLIANHEGDYKGFASNYSGEGFSQMKFTASAMPDRAAFLNWVQKVKASPDRIEDWEQFRSLAAPSVAEPVTLFSSVPPFLFTDVVTQHPGSMNCLPENQGQS; translated from the coding sequence ATGGAAGCCTCAAGATATAAACGCATCTTGTCGAGGGGAAGTTTGGTGACCGCCATTCTGCTGCTCTCAGGATGTAATTCTGCTTTGCTTGACCCGAAAGGTGCTATTGGTGTCCAGGAAAAAGAGCTGATTATTACCGCTCTTTTGCTGATGTTGATCGTTGTGATCCCAGTGATTCTGATGACGATTTACTTCGCCTACCGATACCGCGCAACTAACACCGACGAAGAGTACGCGCCTGAATGGGCTCACTCGACCAAGATCGAAGTGGTGGTATGGACGATTCCTATCATCATCATCGCGATTCTTGCCACCATTACATGGCGTTCGACGCACGAACTGGAGCCATCTAAGCCTCTGGTGAGTGATGTGAAGCCCATGACGATTGAAGTGGTATCACTCGATTGGAAATGGCTGTTCATCTATCCGGAAGAACACATTGCAACGGTTAACTACGTTGCGTTTCCGAAAGATGTCCCGGTCAATTTCAAACTGACGTCAGACAACATTATGAACGCGTTCTTTATCCCACGCCTTGGGACACAGATCTACGCGATGCCGGGCATGGTGACCAAGCTCAACCTGATTGCTAACCATGAAGGCGATTACAAAGGTTTTGCTTCTAACTATAGCGGCGAAGGTTTCTCGCAGATGAAGTTTACTGCGTCCGCTATGCCTGATCGCGCGGCATTCCTGAACTGGGTGCAGAAGGTGAAAGCCAGCCCAGATCGCATCGAAGACTGGGAGCAATTCCGCTCGCTGGCAGCACCAAGTGTCGCTGAGCCAGTCACGCTGTTCTCCAGTGTGCCACCGTTTTTGTTTACTGATGTCGTGACCCAGCATCCTGGTTCAATGAACTGTTTGCCTGAAAACCAAGGACAATCGTAA
- a CDS encoding lactonase family protein, which produces MKASNHLHFYVGTYTDDPSQSQGIAQVSLNTSSGELTRLDDAMVIRNPSYLTHTSSGLYTFSEVSRSDSAVLVFQSDARSDVLAIEGDYPCHIDVDCQQRYVAVANYGSGNVNVYVLDGDGKPLKLVTDLFVDGKGANSERQQSPHAHQVQFLNHTPQLAVVDLGSDSLHLYDIDTQSDQFQLHQTISLPPGCGPRHLVMNGDEDMAYVVCELAETLITLTKEGNHWRMVDQCDLLPGQPKGEAAAAIKLSCDERFIYVSCRQQNAISIFELVDGLPSWLAAQGCQGQFPRDFTLSSDGNWLIVANQHSNNLASYLRCQSTGLLTPANYQCQVDAPVCLIEHFV; this is translated from the coding sequence ATGAAAGCAAGTAATCACTTACATTTTTATGTTGGTACCTATACCGACGATCCAAGTCAGAGCCAGGGCATAGCTCAAGTGAGCCTCAACACTTCTTCGGGGGAGCTGACGCGACTTGATGATGCCATGGTGATACGCAACCCCTCTTACCTCACTCACACTTCCTCTGGTCTCTATACATTTTCTGAAGTTTCCCGTTCTGATAGTGCTGTTTTGGTGTTTCAGTCGGATGCTCGCTCTGACGTGTTGGCCATTGAAGGTGACTACCCTTGTCATATTGATGTGGATTGCCAGCAGCGATATGTAGCGGTGGCCAATTATGGTTCCGGAAATGTGAATGTCTACGTGTTGGATGGCGATGGAAAGCCGCTCAAACTTGTCACGGACCTGTTTGTGGATGGCAAAGGCGCGAACAGTGAGCGTCAGCAATCGCCGCATGCTCATCAGGTGCAGTTTTTAAATCACACACCTCAGTTGGCTGTGGTCGATTTGGGTAGTGATTCGCTGCATCTCTATGACATTGATACACAAAGTGACCAGTTCCAACTTCATCAAACCATCTCACTGCCCCCCGGCTGTGGCCCTAGGCATCTGGTGATGAATGGTGATGAAGACATGGCTTACGTTGTATGCGAGCTAGCGGAAACGCTGATTACGCTGACTAAGGAAGGTAACCACTGGCGTATGGTAGACCAGTGCGACTTACTGCCCGGCCAGCCAAAAGGAGAGGCCGCAGCAGCGATCAAGCTGTCTTGTGATGAGCGCTTTATTTACGTTTCTTGTCGTCAGCAGAATGCGATTAGCATTTTCGAGCTGGTGGATGGATTACCTTCGTGGTTAGCGGCGCAAGGTTGTCAGGGCCAGTTTCCGCGAGACTTTACGTTATCATCTGATGGCAACTGGCTAATTGTCGCCAATCAACATTCTAATAATCTCGCTAGTTACCTGCGTTGCCAATCAACAGGTCTTCTTACTCCAGCCAATTATCAGTGCCAAGTGGATGCACCAGTATGTCTGATTGAGCATTTCGTTTAG
- the cyoB gene encoding cytochrome o ubiquinol oxidase subunit I, with protein sequence MFGRLTLDSIPYHEPIIVITLAIVALVGLAVVVAVTKAGKWQYLWNEWFTSVDHKKLGFMYIAVAMVMLVRGFADAVMMRSQQLLSSAGEAGYLPPHHYDQIFTAHGVIMIFFVAMPLVIGLMNIIVPLQIGARDVAFPYLNNLSFWLFIVGVILTNMSLGLGEFGRTGWLAYPPLSGIDASPGVGVDYWIWALQISGVGTTLTGVNFFATILRMRTPSMPMMKMPVFTWASLCANILIIISFPILTVTIALLTLDRYLGFHFFTNDLGGNVMMYVNLIWAWGHPEVYILILPIFGVFSEVTATFSRKKLFGYTSLVWATVVITILAFVVWLHHFFTMGSGANVNAFFGIATMIISIPTGVKIFNWLFTMYKGRIRFTTPMMWTVGFLITFSVGGMTGVLMAVPGADFVLHNSVFLIAHFHNVIIGGVVFGCFAAITYWFPKATGFTMNEAWGKRAFYLWIVGFLMAFLPLYALGFMGMTRRLSQDINPEYFPLLAVAAAGTAVIAMGVVCQFIQIYVSIRDREQNRDLTGDPWGGRTFEWATSSPPPFYNFAHLPKGDELDAFWYQKQSGEFDPTKEVEYERIHMPKNTPTGIYVSAWALVFGFAMIWYIWWLAAASFFGIIVTCIQHSYNDDVDYYVEVEEIKAIEAERRAQFEEANKKPVQDDNKKDDLEVTYAS encoded by the coding sequence ATGTTTGGAAGATTAACTCTCGATTCAATTCCATACCACGAACCCATCATCGTCATCACCTTAGCGATTGTCGCTTTGGTTGGTTTGGCAGTGGTTGTCGCGGTGACCAAAGCAGGGAAATGGCAGTACCTGTGGAACGAGTGGTTTACGTCAGTAGACCACAAAAAACTCGGCTTTATGTACATCGCAGTTGCGATGGTGATGCTTGTGCGCGGATTTGCCGACGCCGTCATGATGCGCAGTCAGCAGTTGCTGTCTTCTGCGGGTGAAGCGGGTTACCTGCCGCCTCATCACTATGACCAGATTTTCACCGCGCACGGCGTGATCATGATTTTCTTCGTCGCGATGCCTCTGGTTATCGGCCTGATGAACATCATTGTTCCGTTGCAGATTGGTGCTCGTGATGTTGCCTTCCCGTATCTGAACAACCTCAGTTTCTGGTTATTTATTGTTGGTGTCATCCTGACCAATATGTCGCTAGGCTTAGGTGAATTTGGTCGTACTGGCTGGCTAGCGTATCCGCCTCTGTCGGGCATTGATGCCAGTCCGGGAGTTGGGGTCGATTATTGGATATGGGCCTTGCAGATATCCGGTGTCGGTACCACGCTGACGGGGGTGAACTTCTTCGCCACTATCCTGCGTATGCGCACGCCTTCTATGCCAATGATGAAGATGCCAGTTTTCACTTGGGCGTCTCTATGTGCCAACATCCTTATCATCATTTCGTTCCCAATCCTGACAGTGACGATTGCATTGTTGACACTGGATCGATACCTCGGATTCCATTTCTTCACCAATGATCTTGGCGGCAACGTGATGATGTACGTCAACTTGATTTGGGCATGGGGCCACCCTGAGGTGTACATCCTGATCCTGCCAATCTTTGGTGTGTTCTCGGAAGTGACCGCGACCTTCTCTCGCAAGAAATTGTTTGGTTACACCTCGCTGGTGTGGGCAACGGTAGTGATTACTATTCTGGCGTTTGTTGTATGGCTGCACCACTTCTTCACCATGGGGTCGGGTGCGAACGTTAACGCCTTCTTCGGTATCGCAACCATGATCATTTCCATCCCAACCGGGGTGAAGATTTTCAACTGGTTGTTCACCATGTACAAAGGCCGCATTCGCTTTACCACGCCAATGATGTGGACGGTGGGCTTCCTGATCACCTTCTCAGTCGGTGGTATGACTGGCGTACTGATGGCGGTTCCGGGTGCTGACTTTGTTCTTCACAACTCAGTATTCCTGATCGCGCACTTCCATAACGTCATCATCGGTGGTGTGGTGTTTGGTTGCTTTGCGGCAATCACTTACTGGTTCCCGAAAGCGACTGGCTTCACGATGAACGAAGCTTGGGGCAAGCGTGCATTCTATCTTTGGATTGTCGGCTTCCTGATGGCTTTCCTACCACTGTACGCACTGGGCTTCATGGGCATGACTCGCCGCTTGAGCCAAGACATTAACCCAGAATACTTCCCTCTGCTGGCCGTTGCTGCGGCAGGTACTGCTGTGATTGCAATGGGCGTCGTATGCCAGTTCATCCAGATCTACGTCAGTATCCGTGATCGCGAACAGAATAGAGACCTGACAGGTGACCCATGGGGTGGCCGTACGTTTGAGTGGGCGACGTCTTCACCTCCGCCGTTCTACAACTTCGCGCATTTACCAAAAGGCGACGAACTGGACGCATTCTGGTATCAGAAGCAGAGCGGTGAGTTCGACCCAACCAAAGAAGTGGAATACGAACGCATCCATATGCCGAAAAACACGCCGACAGGTATTTATGTGTCTGCTTGGGCACTGGTATTTGGCTTTGCGATGATTTGGTACATCTGGTGGCTGGCAGCAGCGAGTTTCTTTGGCATCATCGTCACCTGTATCCAACACAGCTACAACGATGACGTGGACTACTACGTTGAAGTCGAAGAGATAAAAGCGATTGAAGCTGAGCGCCGTGCTCAGTTTGAAGAAGCAAATAAAAAACCTGTGCAAGATGATAATAAGAAAGACGATCTGGAGGTGACGTATGCAAGCTAA